Proteins found in one Strix uralensis isolate ZFMK-TIS-50842 chromosome 21, bStrUra1, whole genome shotgun sequence genomic segment:
- the GOLGA2 gene encoding golgin subfamily A member 2 isoform X6 has protein sequence MADGSRQSRLAAAKKKLKEYQQKNSPGATAGTKKKRKTKEGSRPETPTNDDRQPPENIQNILKVLVSDLNRSNGVAIPSLDKRKIHEAEDHKNALDENRSFSSTESLRQLSEQLNGLVSQSTSYVNGESAVSSTNIKEMETRYQELAVALDSSNLTNKQLVTKIEELKQQNQEAVNQLEKEKKDFEQKFSKEQAALREQLQVHIQTIGILVSEKSELQTALGHTQQAARQKSGEAENLAARLHSSRQRVSELERTLSSISMQQKQSEKHNKELVKERDNLKLELYKRSKSSEEIKQQNSELSEKVHSLVSKNSAMKLDMEDLHKKLEMAELMIQQFSNQAGSLDANQQLQMALEEKASLETQVAQLSESLHQLQAERDQYVEKLKEERSIWQQRVQQLSEQVHTMAEEKEKHMAQIRELEANVAELLSKSAVKPMDIEPSSPAEPTAAELSLQEEIQRLQQEKEELHGQYQAQVRDNEQLSHLNREQEERLLELEKAVQRYNEESVDRQQILEDMQSDKATISRALSQNRELKEQLAELQNGFVKLTNENMEVTSALQSEQHVKKELAKKLGQLQENLGELKESLELKTQEARGLQEQRDQYYSHLQQYTVAYQQLAADKEELHKQYLLQTQLMDRLQHEEVQGKVTVEMHLKELQQTKESLEAVAKENKELQAQISQLAADLDGRILHRLEGDGVESEAMTEEIQKSSFVIPEKFESHEEMVAFLTSAMSQVEKEREDMRQQLAAQKQQCRSLLQQIAALRQEQQHNITLGGGSTVDTVPVEVHEALKTAMEKLQSRFTDLMREKADLKDRLEELEHRCIQLSGETDTIGEYIALYQSQRAILKQRHQEKEEYISRLAQDKEEMKMKLLELQDLVMRLVRERNEWYSKYVAAAQNPELLASQNESVVPAERRIELNATDGEGLREVNLSDEAEQEAAALHQSGFAPIDSKAAQPSQEDPTAKQIMQLLREIQNPQERLGSLLENPCIPFFYRADENDEVKIMVV, from the exons ATTCATGAAGCTGAAGATCATAAAAATGCTTTGGATGAGAACAG GTCTTTCTCGTCAACAGAGAGTCTCCGCCAGTTGTCTGAACAACTCAATGGCCTGGTTTCTCAG TCTACATCGTATGTGAATGGGGAAAGTGCTGTTTCTTCCACAAATATTAAGGAAATGGAA ACACGTTACCAGGAGCTGGCAGTAGCCCTGGACTCCAGCAATCTAACTAACAAACAGCTCGTTACAAAGATAGAGGAATTG AAACAGCAGAACCAAGAAGCAGTGAATCAGCTGGAGAAG GAAAAGAAGGATTTTGAACAGAAATTTTCTAAAGAGCAAGCAGCGCTGAGGGAACAGCTACAG gtTCATATCCAGACTATTGGAATTCTAGTTTCTGAGAAGTCTGAGTTGCAAACAGCCCTTGGACATACTCAGCAAGCTGCACGGCAGAAATCAG GAGAAGCTGAAAACCTTGCTGCTCGTTTACATTCATCTCGCCAGAGGGTATCAGAGCTAGAACGTACTTTGTCCTCCATCTCTATGCAGCAAAAACAGTCAGAGAAG caTAATAAAGAGTTAGTGAAGGAGCGAGACAACTTGAAACTGGAACTGTACAAACGAAG CAAAAGTAGTgaggaaataaagcagcagaatTCAGAGCTGTCAGAGAAGGTTCACTCCCTGGTTTCCAAGAACTCGGCTATGAAGTTGGATATGGAGGATTTGCATAAGAAACTGGAAATGGCTGAACTGATGATTCAACAG TTCTCAAATCAGGCAGGGAGTCTGGATGCAAATCAGCAGTTGCAGATGGCACTGGAGGAGAAGGCAAGCCTGGAAACCCAGGTTGCTCAG CTCTCAGAATCACTTCACCAGCTCCAGGCAGAACGAGATCAGTAtgtagaaaaactgaaggaggaGCGGAGCATTTGGCAGCAGCGGGTACAGCAGCTCTCGGAGCAG GTCCACACAatggcagaggagaaggagaagcacATGGCCCAAATTCGGGAGCTGGAAGCCAATGTTGCAGAGCTGTTGAGCAAATCAG CAGTTAAGCCCATGGATATTGAGCCTTCCTCACcagcagagcccacagcagcTGAGCTGAGCCTGCAGGAAGAGATCCAgcggctgcagcaggagaaggaggaaCTGCATGGGCAGTACCAGGCCCAGGTCCGGGACAACGAGCAGCTGAGCCACCTCAACCGGGAGCAGGAGGAGCGGCTGCTGGAGCTTGAGAAGGCTGTGCAGCGCTACAACGAGGAGTCTGTGGACAGACAGCAGATCCTGGAGGACATGCAGAGTGACAAGGCCACCATCAGTAGGGCACTGAGCCAGAATCGGGAGCTGAAGGAGCAGCTGGCTGAGCTGCAGAATGGGTTTGTCAAACTG ACAAATGAAAACATGGAGGTTACAAGTGCCCTACAGTCAGAGCAACATGTAAAGAAGGAGCTGGCCAAGAAGCTTGGGCAGCTGCAGGAGAACCTGGGGGAGCTCAAAGAGTCG CTGGAACTGAAAACACAGGAGGCTCGGGGTCTGCAGGAGCAGCGGGATCAGTACTACAGCCACTTGCAGCAGTACACCGTGGCGTACCAGCAGCTGGCTGCCGACAAGGAGGAACTGCACAAACAGTACTTGCTTCAGACACAGCTGATGGACCGGCTACAGCACGAGGAGGTGCAGGGGAAGGTGACAGTGGAAATGCACCTCAAAGAGCTACAGCAGACCAAG GAAAGTCTGGAAGCTGTAGCTAAGGAAAACAAAGAGCTGCAGGCCCAGATCAGTCAGTTAGCAGCAGACCTGGATGGCAGGATTCTGCACCGACTAGAGG GAGACGGAGTTGAAAGTGAAGCAATGACCGAAGAAATTCAGAAATCTTCATTTGTGATCCCAGAGAAGTTTGAAAGCCATGAAGAAATG GTTGCTTTCTTGACATCTGCCATGTCCCAGGTGGAGAAGGAGCGAGAAGACATGAGGCAGCAGCTGgctgctcagaaacagcagtgcaGAAGCCTCCTGCAGCAAATAGCAGCTCTGAGGCAGGAGCAGCAACATAACATCACGCTGGGTGGAG GTTCCACTGTGGATACTGTTCCAGTGGAGGTTCACGAGGCTTTGAAAACTGCCATGGAGAAATTACAG TCCCGTTTCACAGACCTGATGCGTGAGAAAGCTGATCTGAAGGACCGGCTAGAAGAGTTAGAACATCGCTGTATACAGCTGTCTGGGGAAACGGACACCATTG GGGAATACATCGCATTATACCAGAGCCAAAGGGCCATCCTCAAACAGCGGCACCAGGAGAAGGAGGAGTACATCAGCCGACTGGCTCAGGATAAGGAAGAGATGAAG ATGAAACTACTGGAACTGCAGGATTTGGTGATGCGTCTGGTCAGGGAAAGAAACGAATGGTACAGCAAGTACGTAGCGGCTGCTCAAAACCCAGAGCTGTTGGCGAGCCAGAATGAAAGCGTAGTTCCAGCGGAGAGGCGCATTGAACTGAACGCTACTGATGGAGAAG GGTTACGAGAAGTGAATTTGTCAGATGAAGCAGAACAAGAGGCTGCTGCTCTTCATCAATCTGGTTTTGCCCCTATTGACAGTAAAGCTGCTCAGCCAAGCCAAGAGGACCCTACAGCAAAGCAAATAATGCAGCTTCTCAGAGAAATCCAGAACCCTCAGGAGAGGCTGGGCTCCCTGCTGGAAAACCCCTGCATTCCCTTCTTCTATCGTGCTGATGAGAACGATGAGGTCAAAATCATGGTAGTTTAA